The following coding sequences are from one Leucoraja erinacea ecotype New England chromosome 2, Leri_hhj_1, whole genome shotgun sequence window:
- the LOC129705765 gene encoding uncharacterized protein LOC129705765 has protein sequence PPPPLPPSSPLPPLLPPLSSPSPPLPSPPLPP, from the exons ccacctcctcctctccccccctcctcccctctccctcctctcctccct cccctctcctctccctctccccccctcccctccccccctctcccccct